Below is a genomic region from Persicimonas caeni.
GTCACCGACCCGCTGAGCATCTGAGCGAGCGCGCGCACGTCGACTGATAGCTCCGCCGGCGCGTCGACAGCCTCGGCGTGCGTCACTCCGCCGTCGACGCTCACTCGAAATACCCCCGCGTTCCACGCGCAGAAATCGTCACGCACGGCGACGTTGAACGCGAGCCCTTCGTCTGCCTTCAAGCCACTCAGCGCCGAGGCCACGTCGACCACGCGAGCGTGCAACGGATGGGGGTGCGCCACGATGAAATTCGTCCACTCCATCACGAGCGGGTCGTCGGCCGGAAGCTGTAGGCGCACTGTGTCGACTTGGCCGGCGAAGTGGTTCATAAAGCCGAAGATATCGAGGCGTCCGGCAGGCGTGGAGAACGCGTAGTCGAGCACCGTCAGATGCTCCGAGTCGCCATCTCGCTCGAGCTTGATCACGACGTACGCACGCTTCATCGCGAAGACGAACCGCGGGCTATTCTCGAGCCAGGGAGGCCCTTCGAGGATGCGCGTCCAGTCGTCGCGAACGCCCTCGTCGCGTGCCATCGTAAAGTTGTAGTTCGCGGCCCATTTTGCGTAGATGTCGCCAATCTGCTCGAGCGACTCCCCTTCGAGTTCGACGCGCTCGATGGCAGGCGGCGAGTCGAAGCGGGCAAAGCGCTCGACGGGTAGTTCGAAGAAGAAGCCGTTGGAGACCGTCTCCCATCCGAAGCGCCGGTAATAGCGCGTGTCGAAGGGGTACTCGAGACACCAGGCAACGCCGTCGTCGCGAAGCGTCTCGAGCCCATGCGCCAACAGCGCACGCACGTGGCCTCGCCGCCGGCTCGCCGCCGCCGACACCACGCTGGCGAGCCCGCCCACCGTCGTCGCCTCACCGTGCAAATACATCTCGAACGGATACCACGACGCCGAGCTGACGAGCTCCCCGTCATCGAAGCGGCCCCACTTGTACGGCAGCGACGCCTCGTGAACCTTCTGCACCTCGGTGTTCCTCCAACTCACGTTGTCTTGAAACGCGATTTGGCGAATGCGGTAGAGCGCGTCGAGATCGTCTTCGGTCAGCCTTCGGATGGAGCAACTGGAATCGGTCGACATAGATGCCTCTTGAGATGCCACTTGGACACAGAACTCGAGTCGCCTAGGCTAGAGCACACACCCAAGACCGACAACGACTAGTTATGGACAAGCTCACTGCCCCCGCCCTGCCCCACTGGCTCGACACGATGCTCCCCTTCGAGCGCTACTGCGTGCGCGTCGACGACCGCACTATGCATGTCATGGAGTACGGCGAAGGCCGCCCGGTCCTCATGATTCACGGCAACCCCACCTGGGGCTTTTTGTGGCGCAAGGTCGCCGCCAAGCTCGACCCCAAAGAGTATCGCTGCATCATGCCCGACCTGGTCGGCCTGGGCCTCTCCGAAAAACCCCACGACCCTGAGGCCCACACCCTCGAGAACCACGCCCGGTGGATGGGCGAGCTCGTCGACGCCCTCGATCTCGACGACGTCATCCTCGTGGTGCAGGACTGGGGCGGGCCCATCGGCCTGTTGGCGATGGCCGAGCGCGCCGAGCGCCTGGGCGGCATCGTCCTGGGCAACACCGTCGTCTCCGAGCCCAAAGAGGGCTTCAAGCCCACGCTGTTCCACAGGTTCTCGCAGATGCCCATCGTGAGCGACCTGGCCTTCCGCGTGCTCGGCTTCCCGCAGGTCGCCCTCGGCATCGCTCAGGGCGACCGCAAGAGCATCTCGGGCGAGATCGCCAAGGCCTACCGCTGGCCTCTTCGCTCCCTGTCGAACCGCGCCGCCCCGCTGGCGCTCGCCCGCATGGTCCCCGACACCATGGAGCACCCGTCCGTCGCCCCGCTGCAGCGGG
It encodes:
- a CDS encoding GNAT family N-acetyltransferase → MSTDSSCSIRRLTEDDLDALYRIRQIAFQDNVSWRNTEVQKVHEASLPYKWGRFDDGELVSSASWYPFEMYLHGEATTVGGLASVVSAAASRRRGHVRALLAHGLETLRDDGVAWCLEYPFDTRYYRRFGWETVSNGFFFELPVERFARFDSPPAIERVELEGESLEQIGDIYAKWAANYNFTMARDEGVRDDWTRILEGPPWLENSPRFVFAMKRAYVVIKLERDGDSEHLTVLDYAFSTPAGRLDIFGFMNHFAGQVDTVRLQLPADDPLVMEWTNFIVAHPHPLHARVVDVASALSGLKADEGLAFNVAVRDDFCAWNAGVFRVSVDGGVTHAEAVDAPAELSVDVRALAQMLSGSVTASAAMRTGLAHGGAHVAQALCRLAGRGCYMPLSDYF
- a CDS encoding alpha/beta fold hydrolase, whose translation is MDKLTAPALPHWLDTMLPFERYCVRVDDRTMHVMEYGEGRPVLMIHGNPTWGFLWRKVAAKLDPKEYRCIMPDLVGLGLSEKPHDPEAHTLENHARWMGELVDALDLDDVILVVQDWGGPIGLLAMAERAERLGGIVLGNTVVSEPKEGFKPTLFHRFSQMPIVSDLAFRVLGFPQVALGIAQGDRKSISGEIAKAYRWPLRSLSNRAAPLALARMVPDTMEHPSVAPLQRVREFFTDTDVPVQVVWGTNDPVLGRVLGWVKKLRPDAPVCETRAGHFLQEEVPDDLADAVRAI